attaattattattttaaaaatattataaataacttatccaaaacaataatactaatatataatataatagttTTACAAATGATCATTTCattctaataattaaatatataaagttattatattttttattacatagatttaataaattttgaaatgtttaatttttcaatataacTCTTAATAGCAacaatttttataacaaaaaccataagccttttaaaaaaattgtcttctaagattaatttataataaagaaaattttaaggaGTATAGGATAAGGCAGTTAGTCATAGgtgtttgttttaaaaaaagaaattaaataaagttatgtgataatgtattatatatttaaaatatagatattgTAAGATTAATGTATTTTGATATagtgaaaaatgagttttgactcactaatttaaaaaagatataaaaaaagaaccccaacttttataaatcaattttattttcatccatttaaaaacattttaaaatacatatacatTTTCACAAGTCAtatatttgtttccaaaaataatCTATTACTTATCAGGTTAATAATAtcaattgacaatttttttaacgTGATAATGGatttgagattaataaaataagaaattttaaaaattaaaaatacaattaaaactaaaaccaacttcaaagttaaaaatataaaaataaatattaactttcacttagCTAAATCATACTAGTAGAAAATATAGGTCCAAGAAAGAGTTTGAAATATAAAGAGAgtcaatatttcatttttttttaatttttaagttttttttttggttttaattgtatttaattttaattttttttgttttaattgtatttaatttttaagtattttaatttttattatatttttaatttttaaaatttcttattttattgttgatgccaaattgcaaattttttattcaattttattaaaagaaaatgagaaaatgagtggatttatataatacaagatataaaatcattgttaattagggagttagaaatattttatttacttgaggatttagagaattttttttcaaaataatttatatatatgtcatattatttaataaaaaatttagaatatatttatttgtaagatacttttatcaaattaaaataataaattaattttttgataattttatttaatattatcaagtaaaatggtattttaggaaataattataaaagtgtatgtattttaaaatatttttaaatggacgaagattaattaatttataaaaattaaagttattttttattatatattttttcaaattagtgagttAAAATACACTTTTCTATTTGTTATACTTATAACTTGAATATAATATTAGttctattaataatattaataatataaactaatatcataaataataatattaatgaggtgttaataataataacaataataatttaattcctCTTAATGTAGTACATAAagtataaaaagtaaaaaaaaaaagaaagaatatttttttaataaaacttacaaactttaagaattaaaaaaaatagaaatcatcTTCTAGGGTTTTTTGTAATagtaataatcaaaatatagtaatattatttttaatattaataattaatagtaataatgtgtaaaaaaagtaaaaaagaaaaaaaaacaataaaaaggtaAAGTTAGAtaagaataaaaggaaaaaaaaaagtataattgaaATTCTAGATTGATTACCTTTTCAAAtcattatttgagaatttggaaGGAATTGTTAAACACGTTTGGTTCATTATCATCCGATTTGGTTCATTATCATCCAATTTGGGTCATTATCATCCGTAATCCATTGCTAACACGTGAAACATATCTTTCGATATAATCACATGTATGGATTTCttattctagaaaatatttctgCCAATTGGCTTAAAAAGTTTTGTCCACatccaaaaatttatatttgctTTTGGCCACGTTTCTGCATCTGTATCTGGACCAATTTTGTTAGTTCAATACCCCACAAaagtattaattaattttgttacaCTAGTTAGACAAGAAATGGTTTTCCTAatgaaagatatatatatatactaatcaATCCAATAGAGAAAATTAAACACGCTTTCCCAGTCCCATGCATTTAGGTGATTTCagtcaaaaaaaatattgtaatctCATTAATCCAATAgagaaaattaatgatttattagTGAATATTGCAAAGCACAAGGACTGAACAGGAGTGGCATGTGATGGCGGATTTCGAGTCTGCCACAGCGTAATCTAGTGGACGgaataaccattttttttttttatacatttgaaCGACCCACCTCTAGAATTCACacatgatttttgaaatttatatttttcacgAGGTCCAATGCCCAATGCTATATAAAGAGGTTAAGGTTCCAGGTTGGAATACGAAAAAATTAGCAGCGTAAGAGGTCAGTGTGAGGTACATGGATCCGGCAAATAGTGAGATGTCAAGTGAGCTGCTTCAAGCTCAAGCTCATGTCTGGAACCACATATTCAATTTTGTCAACTCCATGTCACTGAAATGTGCTATTCAACTAGGCATCCCAGacatcatccacaaccatggCAAGGCCATGACTCTTCCTGAGCTGGTTGCTAAGCTCCCAGTCCACCCAAAAAAGACCCAGTACGTGTACCGTCTCATGCGTGTTCTTGTTCAATCTGACTTCTTCGCTGCGCAAAGAGCCCAACAGAGTGAGGAAGAAGAGGGGTATGTGCTTACGCATGCCTCTCGGCTCCTCCTAAAGGATGACTCCTTGAGCGTAAGGCCCTTCTTGCTTGCCATGCTCGACCCAACGTTAACTAAACCATGGCATTATGTGAGTGCTTGGTTTCAAAACGATGATCCCACTCCGTTTGACACTGCTCACGAGCGGACATTATGGGATTATGCTGGCCATGAACCTCAGCTCAACTATTTCTTCAACGAAGCCATGGCTAGTGATGCTCGCTTAGTCACTAGCGTGCTGGTTAAGGAGGGCAAGGGCGTATTTGAAGGGTTGAATTCATTAGTTGATGTAGGGGGTGGCACGGGAACAGTGGCTAAGGCCATTGCCAACGCTTTCCCACACTTGAACTGCACTGTGTTAGATCTCCCCCATGTGGTTGCTGGCTTGCAAGGGAGCAAGAACTTGAACTACTTCGCAGGGGATATGTTTGAGGCAATTCCTCCGGCCGATGCAATTTTACTCAAGGTATGTCTAAGTTTCTCTTATCAGTTACTTGGCTTCGTCAGGATTTCAAAGAATgagaaagattttttaaaaatgtcacAAAATCATTATTTccattatcattatttcctaTTATTCTGTTtgagatttaaaaaagaaaatcagatGCTATTTGTTGTCTGTTAGTTAGGGTTCAAATATGCTAAAAATTATGGCTCAAAACGCTGCTTGTCTTTACCCTTTTAAATAGTCACCAGTCAACAGATCTcattattgttttatatctttCTACTTTGTAAATAGCCTAAACAGTCTTCCATTACTTTTTGCCTAAGTCTTCCATTAGTTTTTGTCCATTTCTAACTGGAATTCAAATTGCAAGCAGTGGATATTGCATGACTGGAGCGATGAGGAATGCGTGAAAATACTAAAGCGATGCAGGGAAGCAATTCCGAGCAAGGAAAAGGGAGGAAAGGTGATTATCATAGACATGATGATGAAGAACCAGAAAGAAGACTGCAAGTCCAGGGAAACACAGCTGTTCTTCGATATGCTGATGATGGTTATGGTCACGGGTAAAGAGAGGGAGGAGAAAGAATGGGAGAAGCTTTTCTTGGATGCCGGTTTCAGTCACTACAAGATAACACCCATTTTGGGTTTGAGGTCGCTCATCGAGGTTTATCCTTGATGTTGTAATTGCAGCTAATATGGAAAATCTAAGGGGATGGAATTAATAAAATCTgctgaaaaagataaaaattaattagggtgGTTCTATTCGGATTATTTGGGCAGAAGAAATATATGTTGTATGGATTTCAGTTATAATATTTGTTAAGCTATGAATTTCTTCATACAATAGATATGTCAGACTTCCAATAATGCATGTCATTTTCTGTAATATTAAATTCGGCGGTCCACAATTGGTGAATAgttgttaatttgtttatttccaAATAGATCTGAAATGGTGGTCCACACGTAAGATGCGGTTTAAAGCATGTACAGCTttagagatagagagagagagagagagagagaggtgaaaGGGAGATTCTTCAACGTTAGAATTCCTAATTCTACCCTTTCTATTTAAGTGGCttgtgtttatatttttagttgaaaaacttatttaagaATGCCAAGTAACTAAATGGGATCTAAAAAGGAGGCTAAAAAAAGGTGATAACGGATGAAAAAACCTTAATAGTACTCAGTTGTGTGTCGAACCATTTACCAGTCAATAACAGCAAGAATGGAAACCAATTAGAGAACCAACTTCGGGCCTTGCTGCAGTGAAAGAAAGTTCTAGTGTGCGAATAATGAAAAGCTTAGTGCACATATAATGGATCTTTATGATTCTTCCAGTCAACATACCGAAGCATTTCCAATTCCAAACTTTCAGTCATAGAGCAAGCATACTCCACGACCTCTAATGTGGAAGAGAAATCCATGAGGAATGGCATAATATGCACAACCAGAGAGAAAGGGACTTCGTGACCTCAATTCAATGAATTGAAAGCACGACTAGATTCAAGGAAAAACTTGAGCTTTCCCATCAtactaatttgaaattcattatgcATACAACTTGAAAATTCTTGACCAAGAGATTCATTAGTAGAAACCGTTGATATATGACACAAGAACATGGCAGAAATTTTATGACagcaaaggaaaaacaaaacttttttagtaaagaaaaaaaacttggtATCTGgaagtatatttttattcaatgtgTTGCTCTTTATATAGAGCTGAAACATAATAGAAAGTCAAGAGAATTTGCTAATTTCAAGCCATGTCTAACCAATTCCTAATATCAagccaaatatatatatatagaaaatatttcctaaagaCTTGGTCTATTGACCAATTattcaacaattttttgtttgtcGTTCTGTAGCAACCTAAGGCACGTTTCCAATACTCCTCCTTGCCTTAGTAGTTGCAGAGGCCTATTTTGCTTTTTAAGGTTTCAAATCTAGCTTTTGGTAGAGCCTTGGTTAACACATCTGCAATTTGATCCTCAGTCTTGCAATAAAGCAGTTTAACTTCACCATCCTTTTGTTCTTCTCTTAAGTGATACAGCTTGATCTTGAAATGCTTAGTCTTGCCATGAAAAACAGAATCATTTGAAATTGCAATTGCAACTTGATTATCTACATGAATCTGTGTTGGCTCATTTTGCTTCATGTGTAGATCTGCAAGTATTTTTCTAATCCAAATTGCTTGATTTACAGTAGCATTGGCTACTACATATTATGCCTATGATGTACTTTGAGCTATCACATCTTGCTTCTTTAAGGACCATGAAAAAATTCCGGATCCAAAGCTGAAACAAAATCCTGTTGTACTTCTCATGTCATCAATAGAACCTGCCTAATCACTATCAGAATAACCATGAAGTTTAAAAttctaacaataagaatattTAATGCCATAATTTGTTGTGCCCTTGATATATCTTACAATCCTTTTGGCAGCTTGAAAATACACTTCACTGGCACAATGCATGAATCTTGAAAGCAAACTTACTGAAAACATTATGTCTGGTTTGGTGGTTGTAAGATACATCAAGCAACCAATCAGGCTCCCGTATTGGCTTTCATCCACTTTTTCTGCTCCatcatttttgctaaatttCTCATTCTGATTCATTGGTGTGCTGGTCCTTTTGCAATCTTCCATGTGAATTTTGTTAAGTATTTCCTTTGCATACTTCTTTTGACTTATGAAGACTCCATCATGATCTTGCTTCACCTCCATACCCAGAAAGTAGGACATCAAGCCAAGGTCTATCATCTCAAATACTTTGAGCATTTCAGCTTTAAACTCTTTTGCCAGTTTCTCATTGCTACCTGTTACAAAcagatcatcaacataaataGAAACTACAATTAAGTTAGCATCTGTTCCTTTTACATATAATGTAGCTTTACTTGGACTTTTAACAAATCCAAGACTTTGAAGATGTTCATTAATCCTACTGTACCAGGCCTTGGGAGCCTATTTAAGACCATATAAGGCCTTCTTCAACAAGTAGACCTTCTCCTCCTGTCCCTTGACTTGGAATCTCTCAGGTTGCTCTACATAAATTTCCTCTTGAAGATAACCATTTAAATATGCAGATTTTACATCCAATTGGTAAGTCTTCCATATCTTTTGTGCTGTCAAAGCAAGCAACATTCTGATTGTATCCAAGCGTGCTACTGGAGcaaatttttttgagaaatccaCTCCAAACACTTGACTATACCCCTTCACAACTAATTTGGCTTTGTATTTATTTACAGAACCATCTACATTAAGTTTGGTTCTATAAACCCATTTGACTCCAATGACCTTTTCTATGTTGAGGCCTGTCCACCAACTCCCATGTGTCATTCTTTTCAATCATTCTAAGCTCATCTTTCATTGCTTCAATCCACTTGTCATCCTTCTATGCCTCTTCAAATTCTGCAGGCTCAAAAACAGCAACATTGCTTCTTTCATAAACATCAGATAAGGACCTTGTACCTCTAACTGGGACATAATCTATGTCTTCATCAAAGTATTGCTGAACCTCTGGCAGTTGCATCTTTATTGACTCCTCCTAGTTCCATTGTCTATCCTTCATGAACTTGACATCTCTACTTACAAGAATTTTTCCATTTTGTGGTTGGAAAATTCTCTAAGCCTTGGAAGAGTTGCTATATCCAATGAAAACTCCTGGTTATGCCTTCTTATCAAGTTTGTCTCTTTTCACATGTGGCACATAAGAAAAACAGAGACAACCAAAAGTTCTTACATTATGCAAATCTGGTTTATAACCAAACTAGGCTTcaaatggagtttttttttttttttttttttttttttttttttttttttttttttttttttccgcaAAACTCTAGTTGGCAACCTATTCAGCAAAAAAATTGTAGTGTTTGCAGCCTCTGCCCACAATTTCTTTGACAACTCCTTCTCATGTAGCATACACCTTGTCATCTCCCTAATACTTCGATTTTTTCTCTCACTTACTCCATTCTATTGTGGAGTGTAAGGTGTTGTGAGTTGGTGCTCAATACCGGCTTCTTCACAGAACTtatcaaaaatttcatttgTGTATTCTTTCCTATTATCTAACCTTATCTTCTGCATCCTGCAAATGCTTTGATTCTCCACTCATGCTTTATATTTCCAAAATACATTAGCAACCTCAGATTTGGATTTGAGGAAATAAATCCAACAAAATCTagtataatcatcaataaatgcaATGTAGTACTTACTACCATTTAAAGATGGTGTTTTCTGAGGTCCTCTAACATCCGTGTGTACCAATTGTAGCTTATGCATTGCTCTCCATGCTGTTTGAGGGAAGAGTCTTCTAGTTTGCTTACCATATTGACAAGCCACACAATCAGCTAGCTTGTCTTCCAGCAATGGCACACCTTTCACCAAATTATGTTTCTGCATATATAGAAGTCCAACATGGTGGAAATGCCTGAGCCTTCTGTGCCATAATTCTGCATTGCTTACAGTGCTTGAAAATGCTATTTGCTCATCCTCCATTAGATTTAGAGCAAAACTTTTTGCTCTCATTTTCACTTTGAATACATCTCTACCTTTCGTGTCTTTGATCATGCACCATTTGTCTTCAAATATGACTTTGAAACCTTTTTCAATCAGCTGTCCAACACTAAGCAGGTTTTGATCAATGTTAGGCACATATAAAACATCAGTAATATACTTCAAAGCTGTTAAGCTTTCTATAGCCATAGTTCATTTACCATTAACTGAAATAAATTCGCCATTTCCAATTTTTACTTTGGAAATGATAGTTTTATCAAGCTCCTTAAAGAGCTCTTGGTCATTGGTCATGTGGTTTGTGCAGCCACTATCAATTAACTAGGAATCGCTAGAGCTGTTACTTGTTGTGAAGCATGTTGCAACAAAAATTTGCTCTTCTTGATGTTGCTCAGTAGAAGCTTTTGCCTCTTCATGTTGTTGTGACTTGCAAATCCGCTCCATGTGTCCAATTTGACCACATTTCCTACACTTGACATCAGGCCTCCACCAACACTTCATTTGTGGGTGATTTGTCTTTTTGCAGTGTGGGCAAGGTGGATAGGTTCcatccttgttttttttgtttttgtcagtcttgttgttcttcttcttattgttgtttttcttgTCTTTGCCTCATCCTGAATTTTTTGCCTTTGCTTGAAGAGCACCCTCCATCGattattcttttcttatcaTTCTCCTTCGCTCTTGTGCCTGCAATGCATTCACCAATTCTGCCAAGGATATGCTTGACAAATCCTTAGATTCTTCTAATGAAGAAATTTTAGACTCATACTTTTCAGGTAGAGTTACAAGAAATTTTTGCACAATTCGTTCATCAGAGAAGTCCTTACCAAGCAACCTCACCTTGTTTACTATGCCCAACAACTTGTCAGAGTAGTCTTTGATGGTTTCTGTCTCCTTCATTTTCAGCATTTCAAACTCCCTGATCAAGTTGAGTACTTACATATTTTTGGTTCTTTCATTGCCTTGGTATTCCTTTTTGAGGTAGTCCCAAATATCTTTTGCTGACTCCAGGTTCATGATTCTTGTAAATATAGTGCTTGAAACAGCAGAGAATAAGTAGGCTTTAGCTTTAGACTTCCTGGTTTTCCTCTCTTTGTGGGTCTTAAGCTGAGTCATCGTAGGGTTCGCCGACAATGGGGGAACATCATAGTCTTCCTCCATAGCTTCCCAAAGATCTAATGCTTCAAGATGGACTATCATTCTAATAGCCTAGGCTTGATAGTTATCACCATAAAAAATCGGTGGTGCAACATGGGAGAAATTTGTTTTAGTTTCCATTTTTGGATTCACTCAACTCATAGATCCCTCAAGAAGaattgctctgataccaaattgTTGATATATGACACAAGAACAGGGTAGAAATTTTATGAcaacaaaggaaaaacaaaactttttcagtaaagaaaaaaaacttggtATCtagaagaatatttttattcactGCATTGCTCTTTATATAGAGATGAAACATAACAGAAAGTCAAGAGAATTTGCTAATTTCAAGCCATGTCTAACCAATTCCTAATATCAAGCCAaaaatatgtgtatatatatatgcataaaatatttcctaaagaGTTGGTCTATTGACCAATTattcaacaattttttgtttaccCAGAACCGTAGCAACCTAAGGCACGTTTCCAATAGAACCAAATATGGtatcatcaatatataaatttacacAATAAGAATGttatcattttgttttcatgagAAAGGTTGTATCTACTTTTCCCATTTCAAACCAAATatgatatcatcaatatataaatttcataaaagagTATCATCATTAATCGTTTTTATGAGCATGGTTGTATATATCTACTTTTCCCATTTCAAAACCTATTTCCCAAAGAAGTTTTCATAATCTTCACGAAGCTCTTGGACCTTGTTTTGAACCATAGAAAACTTTCTTAATTTAAAGACATGATTAGGAAATAAacacttcttcatttataaaaacatttttcacatcCATGACGTCCAAATCTGATTCATACATGATCAATAAACAAACAAGTACTAATTAAACTAAGAATTATCATGGGTAAACCTCAATGAGGGACCTTAAACCCAATGCTGGAGTTATCTTAAAGTGAGTGAAGCCTGCAGCCAAGAATAGCTTCTCCCATTCTTTCTCATTTCTCTCTTTCCCTGCAACTACAACCATCATAAGCATGTCTATGAAGAGCTATGTTTCCACCGCCTTATTAGCCCCTTTGTTGCTCTCCACTACCATGTCTATGATTATCACCTTTCCTCCCTTATTTGGAATCGCCCCTTTGCACTTTTTCAGTATCTTCACACATTCTTCGTCACTCCAGTCATGTAGTATCCACTGAAGATCATGTCAATCATAATTAGGAACACAAAACATAACAACTCCAAAGGTTGTTGAATATGTGCCAATATGgcctgttttttattttcatttttttatattcattaatagAGGAAATAAAGTAGAATGAAGTTAGAGATGACTTTTGGGTGTATTAAAAACCTCTTGACTAGAGAGGAGATTGCTATAGTGTTTTCTCAACAAAGGAGACAAAAGGGAGATTTAAGCCATATTCTTTTAGTAAGATTGCATCGGCCGGAGGAATTGCTTCAAATATATTCCCTCCAACAATCTCCAAGTTTTCACCAACCTCCAAGTTAGAAACAACATGTGGTTGACCAAACACAATGCACTTCAATTGTGGAAATGCTTTAGCAATGGCCTTGGCCATTGTTCCTATGCCGACCTCAACATCCACCAGAGAGGTCAACCCTTCAAACACCTCCTTATATTGTCTAACAATCATGTTTGCGATCAGCCGGGGGTCGCTAACTATGGTTTCATTAAATATATCGTTGAGCTTTAGTTCATGAATTGCGTAATCCCAAAATGACTTCCTACGTGCGGTATGAAATGGGGTGGGGTCTTCATTTTGGAACCAATCGCCCAAGAAATGCCATGGAGCGGCTAATATTGGATCCAGCTGAAGCAGCAAGAATGGTACTCCACTGAAAAACTCATCTTTTAGTAGGAACTGAGAAGCAAAAGTAAGTGAATACCCTTCTTCTTCCTCACTGTTATGGAGTAGTTTTTGTTGAGCAAAGAAGCCAGAGTGAACAAGAACACGCATGAGTCTGTAGAGGCGTGGAGCCTTTGTTGGTTCGAGCGAGAGTGCAGTGATCAGTTGAGAAAGAGCCATTGGTTGGCCGTGGCTGCGGATGACATCTGGAATGCCAAGTTGAATTGCACATTTCAGTGCCATTGAGTTTACAAAGTTCATTGTGTGCTTCCATGTATGGACTTGTGCTTGAAGTAGCTCAGTGGCTCTTTCTCGACTTCCCAAACATTCCATCGATCTTAAGCTTTTCTAATTTCCTTCCCTTTCTTTCATCCAAACCCTTACACACTGATCCTTTTATAATAATAGCAAGAATGTTCCCatacgataataataataaaactatacaaataaattaattaattaatgcataagaaaaagaaaaagaaaaaaagaaagaaagggaaaactACAATACGACTTTTGACTCTTAGTGTATTCCTATGGTCGTGTACATCCTATATGTTTGCATATCGGGGGAACAAGTGTTGAAAAACATCTTATGATCCAAGAATGCTGTAGTTGCAAATTTTTGGGTGGAGATGGCTATTGGGAGGTTCAACTTAGAAGACCCTTGAAAGATCGGGAGATAAAAAAGGTGACCCAATTTTTGGATCTTGTTTACCCTTTGAAAGTGCAAGAAGAAGAGGAGACTTCACTTTGGAAAGACAATAAGGAATAAATTGATTACATCTTGATTCATTATGTTAAGACAAGAGTTCTATGGACTTTTCTTTAGCAGTCTTTGGTTTGACATGGGCATTTCCAGTTTTAGTGAGAAACCTGCTTCTTAAGTTAAAATTTAAGGGGCTAGATAAGAAGAGAAGAACTATTTGGCACCTGGCTTAAGTTCGTTTATTTTGGTGTATTGTGTAATTAAAGAATTTTCGATAAAGAAGAGCTCTAATTAGATCAAATATTGAAGGACTTGTTCATTTAATCACCATTAAAGTGATCCCATGCTTCATTTGAAATAGGGAGCCCCTCtatatattttggattttttaaatgCTCTTTCTTACGGATAGCTTGACTTGTTTTTGTAGGCTaaccttttatatttttggtgtTGTTGTTGTGATGTTTTGTGTATATTGTCTTATATACATTGGGTGCACACCTTCTTGTCAACGCTTCTTAATACATGCTCTTGTTGTctatcaaaagagaaaaaaaaagtggtatCAAGGCCTCTATGATATCGCAAACTAAGTGtaagattaaaatcaaaatataggaATAATTTTTCCTATGGCAAATGTGATCAATGAAGGATCTATTATTCAATAAGAAGTTCATAAGGCCTTACAACATGTTGACAAATCTCCAATATATGACAAATGATGTATTTTAAGAGATAGATGATTAGCATGCTAATGCAATCCATCTAGATCTTTGGGATGTGGTAATACATAATGTGAATTTAACTTATAGGTAATAACCAAATATATTTGGAACAATTTGGAGTGGTTATACATAATGAAAAACTTgtcaaataaattatatttgaaggAGTTGTATGATTTACATATGACAAGAAATGCAATATACTATAAACCTTTATTACTTTAAATCAATTGAGTTCACAACCATTACAATTTGGggcaatatttgaaaaaaagaagtgaTTTTGTTCAAAGAGGATGACCCCTATtagtattttcatattttttttataattatatttaataaattactagtaaaggaaatttttttaagatttgaagGCTTAGTGTGTAGGCCATACCCTAAAGTACTTGTggctagaaaagaaaatttagaaaatgtaCCTAgcaatttattgaaatttcgGTTCTCAAATAGGCTCactactaaatataaaatagatcttttgctaaaaaaaaaaaattatgttgataTGAAAGGTCATAAAATTAACTAGGGAGTAGATttcattaaaacaaatatttatgttAATGATCCACATATATGATAATGCAGTTGATATGTTGACCAAAGTATTCTTAGGGATAAGTTTAGACATTACCTGAACAttattcatttctcattttgttatAAGTATAAGGTTGGATATTCCTACTTATAAAATGAGTACAATTTATGATCAAAGATGAGTcctcaagtttttttttaaaaaatcaaggcAATGGTGGCAACACGGAGTAAACGTAATAAAGACTCCATGGAAAAAGAGTGCACAAGTGAGGGTACCAACATGTAGTTCATAGCTTTGACGGATTATGGCATGTTGTAATGTATTGTACTTTTAATATACTTATATTGTAAGTTCAATATATTAGTTTAATATCCATTtgcctcttttcttttctaattattattattattatcatcatcatcatcatcaataacctatcaactaataataatattaatactaatacatataaataatataataattaattataaattattgttttattaattattatttaaaaatattataagtaacttatccaaaataataacaataatatatattataatagtTTGACAAATGATCATTTCattctaataattaaatatataaagttattatattttttattacatagattttataaattttgaaatgtttaattttgcaatataaCTCTTAATAGCAacaatttttataacaaaaaccataaacttttttaaaaaaattgttttctaaggttaatttataataaagagAATTTTCAGGAGTATAGTATAAGACAACTATTCataggtgtttgttttttttttt
The window above is part of the Vitis riparia cultivar Riparia Gloire de Montpellier isolate 1030 chromosome 12, EGFV_Vit.rip_1.0, whole genome shotgun sequence genome. Proteins encoded here:
- the LOC117925800 gene encoding trans-resveratrol di-O-methyltransferase-like isoform X2; the encoded protein is MDPANSEMSSELLQAQAHVWNHIFNFVNSMSLKCAIQLGIPDIIHNHGKAMTLPELVAKLPVHPKKTQYVYRLMRVLVQSDFFAAQRAQQSEEEEGYVLTHASRLLLKDDSLSVRPFLLAMLDPTLTKPWHYVSAWFQNDDPTPFDTAHERTLWDYAGHEPQLNYFFNEAMASDARLVTSVLVKEGKGVFEGLNSLVDVGGGTGTVAKAIANAFPHLNCTVLDLPHVVAGLQGSKNLNYFAGDMFEAIPPADAILLKWILHDWSDEECVKILKRCREAIPSKEKGGKVIIIDMMMKNQKEDCKSRETQLFFDMLMMVMVTGKEREEKEWEKLFLDAGFSHYKITPILGLRSLIEVYP
- the LOC117925800 gene encoding trans-resveratrol di-O-methyltransferase-like isoform X1 — translated: MDPANSEMSSELLQAQAHVWNHIFNFVNSMSLKCAIQLGIPDIIHNHGKAMTLPELVAKLPVHPKKTQYVYRLMRVLVQSDFFAAQRAQQSEEEEGYVLTHASRLLLKDDSLSVRPFLLAMLDPTLTKPWHYVSAWFQNDDPTPFDTAHERTLWDYAGHEPQLNYFFNEAMASDARLVTSVLVKEGKGVFEGLNSLVDVGGGTGTVAKAIANAFPHLNCTVLDLPHVVAGLQGSKNLNCTVLDLPHVVAGLQTSKNLNYFAGDMFEAIPPADAILLKWILHDWSDEECVKILKRCREAIPSKEKGGKVIIIDMMMKNQKEDCKSRETQLFFDMLMMVLVTGKEREEKEWEKLFLDAGFSHYKITPILGLRSLIEVYP